One Xyrauchen texanus isolate HMW12.3.18 chromosome 34, RBS_HiC_50CHRs, whole genome shotgun sequence genomic window carries:
- the rx3 gene encoding retinal homeobox protein Rx3 → MRLVGSQFQDMEESLSPSSRLVRSPASQTRIHSIESILGFKGENMFHPALSYRPGRPVKDSELSTTGVFSSPKKDRNNSKNFEGVYRSGAVVSPDLPDGDGKLSDDENPKKKHRRNRTTFTTFQLHELERAFEKSHYPDVYSREELALKVNLPEVRVQVWFQNRRAKWRRQDKLEVSSIKLQESSMLSIPRSGPLSLGSGLQLEPWLTTSISSTSPLQSLPGFITPQQGVSANYTPPQFLSSSTFNHSLPHIEAVCPPPAAYQCSGFMDKFTLEDADPRNTSIASLRMKAKEHIQSIGKTW, encoded by the exons ATGCGGCTTGTCGGATCTCAGTTTCAAGACATGGAAGAGAGTCTCTCACCATCTTCTCGCTTAGTCCGGAGTCCCGCATCCCAGACGAGAATCCACAGCATCGAATCCATTTTGGGGTTTAAAGGAGAAAATATGTTCCACCCGGCGTTATCCTACAGACCAGGAAGACCCGTTAAAGACTCTGAACTCTCAACTACCGGCGTTTTTTCGTCCCCCAAAAAGGACCGTAATAACTCCAAAAACTTTGAag GTGTCTATAGATCTGGTGCCGTGGTCAGTCCAGATCTGCCAGACGGAGATGGCAAATTATCGGACGATGAAAATCCAAAGAAAAAGCACCGGCGGAACCGGACCACGTTCACCACCTTTCAGCTGCACGAGCTCGAGAGGGCGTTTGAGAAGTCGCATTATCCCGACGTCTATAGTAGAGAGGAGCTCGCGCTCAAGGTCAACCTGCCAGAGGTCCGGGTTCAG GTGTGGTTCCAAAACCGCCGTGCTAAGTGGCGACGTCAAGATAAACTGGAGGTGAGCTCCATCAAGCTCCAGGAATCCTCAATGCTCTCCATCCCCAGATCCGGCCCACTGTCTCTGGGTAGTGGTCTCCAGTTGGAGCCCTGGCTCACCACATCTATTTCCTCCACCTCACCACTACAATCCCTACCTGGCTTCATCACCCCCCAACAGGGTGTATCAGCCAACTACACACCTCCACAATTCCTCAGCTCATCCACGTTCAACCATTCTCTACCCCATATTGAGGCTGTGTGCCCCCCTCCAGCCGCATATCAGTGCTCTGGGTTTATGGATAAATTTACACTGGAAGACGCAGACCCACGAAACACAAGCATCGCATCACTCAGAATGAAAGCTAAAGAACACATCCAGTCTATAGGGAAGACATGGTAG